DNA from Yamadazyma tenuis chromosome 5, complete sequence:
ACAATGTGGTAATAGCCTTTAATCCAGCAGCTCTCATGGTTTCACCActctccaccaaatccacaaTCCCATCAGCAACTCCCAACGCACATGAAGCCTCGACAGATCCTCCCACATACCTGAGATGTGTGCTTAAAGTGTCTTTACCttccaaatctttgaaaaaatctCCTGCCAATTTCGTAAATGAAGAAACAATCTTTTTACCAACCAATTGCTCAGGTTTGGTGTAAGGCCCATCAGCAGGAACCTGGAGCTGTAATTTACACTTGCCAAATTgcaagtccaacaagtcgGTGATTTGATCGTACATATCAGCTTCTTGTATCTGGTCTAACCCGGTGATTCCCAAGTCACAGTTACCTTCTCCCACGAAAATAGGGATATCGGCTGCTGGTAAGAAAATCAAGGCGATGGGCAAGTTGGTACACAAGGCGATGTCCAATCTGCTGGAACGTCTGAACTGGATGTCACTTCCCTTCAACAATTCACAGCATTTTTCATATAATCTTCCCTCTACTATAGTTagtacttgttcaactaTCGGAAGACTGGAAATATAATTCCCACTCTTTATTCACTACTAATACGTACTCTTGGGGACGGCAAACAACAACCGGTCTGGCAAATGGTTAACTAAATCCATGGTCAATGTCGATAAGAATGTCGATATGACtcagtgaaaaatttcacCGCGAAGGCTCACGACTCAATTTTGTGCTTTAATGTTAGATAGAATACTTGATGATAAGTGCTATAAACGTTTTCAAAGTGCTATAGTAGTCGGTGACTGGGTCACTTTTGTTCCTTGTCGCTTGAGTCCTGTGAAGTCATCGTATCGTCTTCGTCATTGATCAAGCTGTCCAAGTCGCGATCGGAGCTTTCCTGGTCTTCGATatcctcatcttcaccttcatcttcgtcttcattCTCGAAATATTGGCGAGGCAACGGCTGGCCGCGCGCACGATACCCCTGAGGACTGCCGTACcagtacttgttgaatccCCAGTTGAGTAGTATCTTAGCCATGTGATACGGGGTGAACTCAGGCCACAACGTctccaccatcaccacagCACAGTCGGACGACACCACTTGCCAGAGTAAAAAGTCCGAAAGTCTGTATGTTCCCGATGTTCGgatcatcaagtccaatgGCGGTGAGTCCCGCGTGTAGAGGAACTTGTCGATGGTGGATTGATCTATTATAAAGTCGTTTTGTTTGATCGACTCATTGACAATGCACTTGATCAGGTGAGTTATTTCGTCCCGCGAGGTGTACGGAAAGCACACATTCAAAGTGGCTCTCTtattgtttttggtgatttgttCAGTTTCGTTCAACACTTTGCGGACATCGGGGGGGAGAAG
Protein-coding regions in this window:
- the RER2 gene encoding cis-prenyltransferase (COG:H; EggNog:ENOG503NVA6), encoding MAQWISTFPGYNWLLTKVKKSFGAVVREGPIPRHVGIIMDGNRRYARTHNIELKEGHSLGFESMASVLELLYECGVEHATVYAFSIENFKRSSYEVKWLMDLAKSKFKQVTQHGELCEEYGVRIRILGNTALLPPDVRKVLNETEQITKNNKRATLNVCFPYTSRDEITHSIKCIVNESIKQNDFIIDQSTIDKFLYTRDSPPLDLMIRTSGTYRLSDFLLWQVVSSDCAVVMVETLWPEFTPYHMAKILLNWGFNKYWYGSPQGYRARGQPLPRQYFENEDEDEGEDEDIEDQESSDRDLDSLINDEDDTMTSQDSSDKEQK
- the HIS1 gene encoding ATP phosphoribosyltransferase (ATP-PRTase) (ATP-PRT) (COG:E; BUSCO:EOG09263LP3; EggNog:ENOG503NU58), with protein sequence MDLVNHLPDRLLFAVPKKGRLYEKCCELLKGSDIQFRRSSRLDIALCTNLPIALIFLPAADIPIFVGEGNCDLGITGLDQIQEADMYDQITDLLDLQFGKCKLQLQVPADGPYTKPEQLVGKKIVSSFTKLAGDFFKDLEGKDTLSTHLRYVGGSVEASCALGVADGIVDLVESGETMRAAGLKAITTLLETSAHLICAKEPKFPDIVNVVKQRIEGILAAQRYVLCNYNTPRSLLSEVLKITPGRRSATVSALEKKEFEVEEWVAVSAMVEKAETGNIMDALKKIGASDILVFDIGNCRV